From a single Sparus aurata chromosome 13, fSpaAur1.1, whole genome shotgun sequence genomic region:
- the LOC115594159 gene encoding potassium voltage-gated channel subfamily H member 8-like translates to MRSSTVLYHISGHLHSREKSKIKLNKNVFGDLPALPEYKVAEAKKSKFILLHYSTFKAGWDWLILLATFYVAVTVPYNVCFIGDDDDLTRSTTVSDIAVEILFIIDIVFNFRTSYVSKSGQVIFDARQICIHYLTTWFIIDLVAALPFDLLYAFKVSVVSRSNAECLKQNTNTETHLLIIFVYHSLPDIFDLDLLSNPVNTLVHC, encoded by the exons ATGCGGAGCAGCACGGTGCTCTACCACATCTCTGGTCACctccacagcagagagaagagcaAGATTAAACTCAACAAG AATGTGTTTGGAGATCTGCCCGCTTTGCCGGAGTACAAGGTAGCAGAGGCCAAAAAGTCCAAATTCATCTTACTTCACTACAGCACGTTCAAAGCAGGATGGGATTGGCTGATACTCCTCGCCACATTCTACGTTGCTGTGACGGTGCCGTATAACGTGTGCTTCATTGGCGATGATGACGACCTGACCCGCAGCACGACCGTCAGTGACATCGCAGTGGAGATTCTGTTCATTATAG ACATTGTCTTCAATTTTCGCACAAGTTATGTCAGCAAGTCGGGCCAAGTGATCTTTGACGCTCGACAGATCTGCATCCATTACCTGACCACATGGTTCATCATCGACCTGGTGGCTGCGCTGCCCTTTGACCTGCTCTACGCCTTCAAAGTCAGCGTGGTGAGTAGGTCAAACGCTGAGTGCttgaaacagaacacaaacactgagacaCATTTGTTAATAATATTTGTTTATCACTCGTTGCCAGACATCTTTGATTTAGACCTGCTCTCTAATCCTGTCAACACACTGGTGCATTGTTAA